Part of the Rhinolophus sinicus isolate RSC01 linkage group LG14, ASM3656204v1, whole genome shotgun sequence genome is shown below.
CAGTGGCCAGAGATGCACAAAactgcagggagcagggagcagtgTCGGGGGCCGTACTAAAGGTCCCCAGGAAACTCGAAAGCAAGACAGGTGTGCCCTAGCCATCTTTGGACTGGGGAAGGCTGTGTGTGGGCAAGTCTGCCCAGTGTCAAGTTTCAGAACCAAGGCAGACAAAGCACTGAGACGTATAGCTCTGTACTTGGGAGGTGTAGCCAACTGTGCTTTTGTACATGTGCCCTGTTTCACACCTCTCTGTGCAATTTCTTGAGATTAAATAtctccccctccttctctgtGGGTTTGAAGGCTGTGCATTATTTGTGAAGCTCTCacccttttattttcataacataaTAATTGATACAAACtaagaaatgtatataaatgatTAAACACACTGGTTCAGTGAAGGACTATGAACTCTCCCACTGAGTTTCTCCTGGGCTGAATGCGCAGAGGCTGTCCCTCAGGAGGCAGTGAGTGCAAGGCTGCACCCCTGGGGAGGAGAGCACCGTGGGATAATTTTATAAGCAGGGCTCCAAATCAGGATAAGAGTTTCCACCAGAGGATGGAGCTGGACATTGCATTGGAACACCAGAACCTTCTGCTCCATGGAGCGGGGACGAGGCCAGGCTCAGGTACCAGAGTTTGGGGTGTAAAGTACCACCACGTCAGGCAGCCACAGGTCTAGGACACCCGCTAGCCCCACCTAGTGATCTGGGCCTTGCCTTCTGTGGGGGAAGCTGTGATGACCCGTTTTATGTCTCACCTTGTCTGGTCCCAAGAAGGGATCTTTGTTCCCATATTTATGGCGGAAGAAAATGTGGTGCACAGAGGAGTAAAAGCTTGAGTCGAATCACTATAACAGCTGGCATCACTGCTCCCCACTCTCGGCCCCTTTCTCACGGTCAGGCCACTCGCTCAGGCACCCTCTGGGAGGAGAGAGGTCCCTGACTCGCTGGACTTTGATGTGACATGCTTTGGCCAATGGCATGGAAGTGTAAAAGGCGTTTGCTGCCTCCAAGCAGACACTGAGCAGGAGCTGCCTGGTCTGACTTGGATGCCGCTTCACCCACTTCCCAGAATGGGAAGAAAGAAGACCCGTCAACCCAGCCCAGAGTCTGGGCCCGGCCCCGCCTCACCCGGCAAAACTGCCGCTGAGCTGCAGGCCTGGGTGAGCCTGGGCGAGAAATAAGTGTTCCCATGGGAAGCCACGTGACCTCCATGCTCTGTGTTCCATAGCAGAGGCCAGCGCCGTCACCACACACGTGTGACTGACTGCCAACACGCCCTGTCACTTTGATGGCACCCTCAAGTTAATCTCATTAATTCATAGGATCCCTGCCATGGGCTGTTACTTCCTCTACTTCTCGTGTTGCTGTGGCAGAGAGAGTGTCTCCCCGCGCCCGCGCCCAGGAAGGAAACGGCCAAGGACATGTGACTTACTTGGTTGATAAATTTAGGAGAAGCCCCTGAGCTCGCTTGGCTTGGTGCCCCTGGGAGCTGCCAGGCCTCAGCGTGCTCTAACCTGCTATCGTCCACACAAAAGGGGGCTGTCTCTGCTGCAGACACACATGGTTGTCCAGACCACCTGTGGCCAGGATGGTAAGTCCGCCTCCTAGAGCCGTGACTTATGAGAACCCACTGGGGTCACTCAGCTAAGTCACTCCCTCCGCAGTAATTTTTATTGGTGAGAAAGCTACAGTTGGGTCCCCTCTACGTGACTCTTGTGACTCTCGATTTGTTTCAGACCTGGGCGAGGAAGAAAGGGGTGCTTGCGGTCTCTGAGAATGGCAGTATGTATCATACTCCACATGCTGAGGACACAGACATGAAACACGCATGTTCCCCCAAATCCTAGAAGTCACCGAAAGGTGGGGAAGACACATACACAGGCAAACAAAATGCAGGGAAGTGTGACAGTCCTGGTGCCCAAGAGTCACAGGTCTACAGGTAACAGAGAAGAATCCAGTTGAACTTGTATCAGGAAAGGGGAGGGGTACAGGGAAGAAGCAAGGCTTTGCGGAGGATGTGATGTCTGAGCTGAGTTTCTAAGAAGGACTAGGGTTCAGCTGGCTGTCTCCGTGGGGAGAACCCTCTAAACTGAACAAAGAGAGCGTGCAAGAACAAGATGTCATGAAACAGTGGGGTGTTTACTGACGCATTTGTAGCTTGATTTTGTTGGAACAAAACGTGAGGAACTCCTGACATGGAATGAGGCTGAGATGCTGATAACGGAAAAACTGCGAAAGGCTTTGTACACTGTACTAAGAACTTGGGGTGTTCTCAGCAGGGTGAGTCGGGCTGGGGGCCTGGGATGGGCTGGGAAAAGCCTTCCCCATTGAAGGGAGCAGTGGCTAGTCTGTCTCCGTTGGTCATTGCCAGGCAGTCAAAGGACACATGCGCTGGATCATCTGATTATTCAAGGAGACTagaattttggaattttctgcAAAATCTACTAACTCTttgaaaccaatttttaaaaaatgtttaaaaacaaagcatatCTGTAGAGCACCTCGGTTTTGTGGCCTCTGCTGTAGGTGATCATCGGGGGAAGACACAGCTAAACATAGAGAAGGTGAATCAGTGGGGGATGGGAACGGAGGTGGGGGAGACTCACTGTGGGGGAGGGTCTCAGAGGACATGCTGCTGCTGCTTATGCAGGagaggcttttgtttttcttttggcttaAGATGGGATGATAAAGCCACCAATTAGGATAGtaataaagaaggaagagaaagttcAGGAAATATAGAAAAGACATTCTGAGTTTTAGATATGTGGAGTTTGAACATTTTGAGGTAAaaaatttactcattttacagatgaggaatctgcaACTGAAAGATGGTAGGTAATTTCCAAAGCTTTACCCGTGATTAGAACCAGGGTTGATATGGCCCCAGTGGTTTCATCTTACCCCTGGACGTGTGCTGCCCACCCTGACAGCCGCGTGTGGCTGGGGAGCACTTGACATGTAGTTAGTCCAAACTAACATGCACTGTCAATACAAATCGCCCACtggattttgaaaacttaataagaaaaaagggaatgtaaagtacctcaataatatttttataatgattgcATGCTACGTGATAATACTTTGGCTATATtgagttaaatgaaatatattggtAAAATTAATAccacctgtttctttctttctttttttttttttacttttttccccaatgTGGGTACTAGAAAATTTCAAACCAAATATGTGGCTTACATTATGTGTGTATCAGATAGGGTGGCCCTAGACCACAACTTTCAGCAAGAAGCAGTTTCACTGCCACACTCTGTAGAGAACACCTGGATTTGGCCCACTAGGCAGACCTCTGAGGAGCATGCTGGGTACGGGGTCCTAGATTAGGAGCAAATCATGCGATGAGGACACTCAGGAGCCTCTTTATAAATCCAAAGTGAATTGGGCACCATTCCTCGTGGGTTCTCAAGGTCTAAGTCATCTTCCCCTCAGAAGTTTGTTGGATAATCCTAACAAAGAAATGCTGAGGTAAAGGCCTAAGTAAGGAGAAAAGGATCGTGAGGAAAAAGCAGCCCAGAAATCAGACATTATCTACCTACTGAGTCCTTTGGATGtttgtttgggggaggggagacgaGTGTTAAGCTGTGGGCAATAATATCTTACTTTCTGTACACCTCCACCTTTTTAAATGCAATTCTGCAAATAGATTTTGACGTGAAAATAAACCTGCAGCTGGGAACAAACAAAGATGCACTGGTAATTGTTTATGTGTTGTGACCTTTGAAATGTGCTACCTAATGGTTTGACAGACATCTACTTCTCTAACTCAGGGtggggagaagaaggagagaagggcaAGTTCCTAATGGAATCCGCACGCCAAGCCTTCCGGGTTCTGAGATGCCCTGTCAGTTCTGTCAACAAAAGGTCACTGCTACCAAAACAATGCGAATGGGAGTCCCCAGTCTGGGATGCAGtaaaaggagaaactttattCAGGTCAACTTGTTTCCAAACAAGACACATCCTCCCTGGTGGAAACAAAAAGTGCCCTTCACCAAGACACAGGGTCACTCCACTCATACAGAAAAAGTGCCCGCCCCAGTCCCTGATTGGCCCATTGTTATGCAAATGAGGAATTCAAAAACGAAAAATCTGATTGGTCCACATAACACTTTCCGGATTAGTCATTATGGAGCCACTTTGATTGCTCAGTATACATGCAAATGAGGATATATAGCTGTGCAGGTCTAATTGGATGGGGCAAGTCTCAGCCCATTGGTTGCTAACCTCAGCCCATTGGTTACACCATGGCTGCTAATCTCTGATTATAAATTTGGGCTCCAAGAAGGACTCCTTCTTGGTAGGTGTGTTCCTTCTCAGAGACAACAATGGCACGGGCCTGGATCTAAGGGGAGAAAAGTGGAGCCATTCTTGGTGATCCACTTGCCATAACCTCCAAGTAAGGGAGTGCTGACTCAAACTCTTTACTCAAGATTTGTCCCAGCAGCCCCTTGCACACCCCACTAATTTGTGGTATGTTTCTGTCACTCTTCAGCCTGACACACTGCCAGTCACAGTAGCCTTTAAGGGTGGGTTCTGATGAATTTTTACGATAGCATGAGTTAAATGGAGCTAGAGAATTTAGTCTATTAtttgaaaggtaaagaaaaaaaatcaagtacttTGAAAAAATCTAGTATAATTAACACTATTAATTCCCCCCTCTGTCTTTATTAAGAACACACATCAAACTTCCCCACTGGATGAAAAGGAGGGActgatttctcattttccttcccaATATCCTTGTGAACATATAGGCCAAGTTCTTTTGTACTCATCATATTAACACAGTCCTGAGGTCAAGAGAGACTGTCTGGGCCAGAAGCTCACAGCAAGTTATTGTTTGGGAAGAGGGCTTGTACATATGTAGAGATTCTAGACCAGACCCCAGACCCCAGACCCCTCTTCTCGTGTGGGTAAAAATATGTATGAGTTGAATTATACTCAAAATTAATCAGATGGGTGTATTTTTAAGGGAGATGATCTCATGACACGCTTCTAATTTTCCAATATTCTAAAGAAAAGAGTTGGGTAGGTATTATCGTTTAATCTCTTAGTCTTAAAGAGCAAGAAGCAGTTAGGGTATGTCTGGAGTGCAAGTGTGAGGTTCACAGCTTGTGTTCAGGGTCCCCAGGCTgccttctctttccatctctacTTAAATCCCTTTTGATTTGCCATTCTCTCCAGAAatccatttttctctcctctttgtcCTCAGAGCTCATGGAAAAGTCTGGTTCCAGTTTTTTATGATCCGAGTGTAAAACAAAGGTGCACACCAGACAGATAAGGCCAGGAGTCAGAATATCCTGGGCTCCCTTGTGGATGTCAGCTAAGATTATATTTGACTTTAAAAGAGCTCATGTGTGACCACATCTTAAGTTAATGAGGAATATGTTATTCGTCAAGAATCCATTTCAAAAATTCAACTGGCTCTCATTGATTACATtgtgaaattgttttcttcagatttcaCAAATTTTCTATTAAGGATCTAACACACTTTAGGTTTTATAATGTTAGAAAACAGCTAATGTGAATTTgctgattatattatttttaatggaccCAGAATATGACTTACtcagataaaaagaaatgcaaattaaaccaataATGTGGTAGCACTTTGCCCTATCAACTAATCAAATCTTTAGTCAAATAACACCAAATTCTGTGAGGgccaaacaaaacagatatagtCCCATGCCTTGCTGGTGGATTTTTCGTGCAACCATCTGGAAGAGCAATTTAAAAGTATGAAGAAAAAGCCATACAATTGTGTATACTCTGATCCAATCACCCCATATCTAGGTTGCAGATAAGGAATCCATaaagtaatttattataataagtaaaaggaaaaaaatagcatatGCTTACCTAGTTACTGCTAAAGTGTAAATTGCTAATAGCcactatttattttgaattaaaaattcttACTATTCTGTGCATAAtacaaaccaaatgaaaaatcCCATCATACTTTGGAAAGTGTAGTATTATTCTGATTATAATCAGCAGTAAGATAAGAAAGTCCCCAATCACCACTTCTATGTATCATCTTTCCCAACTATCACACAATGCATTTAGACAAGAAAGTTAACTACTGAAAActacagaaacaaaattatatgatTTTCTTGCCTATGTGGAAAACCctagagaaaaaaaggcagaaaaatagaaatgacagCATTCCATGAggaaactaaatataaaattgcaATACAAAACTCAGTAAGTTTCTATCTACAAAAAATAGtcagaaaacacaataaaagaatcCCTTTTAATATTCCcctacaataaaataataaaaaggagggCACTGGGAGATAGATTCCATGAAATGTATGTAAAAGCCCTACAAGGAAAATGATAAAAGTTCTATAAGAAGtacataaaagttgaaaaaacTCAAGGCCGTGTCTCCTTAAATATGTATTCAcattcttcataaatattttgttctatataaactttaaatttaatgcaattctaATAGGACTtaattagaactgaaaaaaagtgTTACAAAGTGCATTTGGAAGAAAAGAACACACAGGTCAATTCCGAAAAGTACAAAGGGCAGTTTACActatctgataaaaaaaaaaaaaaaagatacttacATTATGGTAGTCTTtaaaacaaggaggaaaaaaggtTTTCAAAAAGCCACCAAACACGAAATGATGCCACACCTCACTATTTAAATAGTAGAAATTCAATCCGGCTAATAAGTCTAACAGCAAAGTGTCACTTTTACTTGATAGGGTGGTAGACTAGAACTGCGTTTGGCCAAAGGACCGGTTTTTTCAGACAGGTAAGTATGAGGAAAGCTTATCCCCTAGCAGGAAATAGTGGAAAATCGAGAGGCCTCCTGACACATCAATGTGTGCACCCAGGTGCATTACTTTCCAGAATCATTCTCCCTTGACCACTGTTGATGGACAGTGAGTGGACATAtgattccacatgggccagtggcacTCCTCTGTGAACTTGGACTCGGGTTAAGGAAGTGAGTCTCTCAAAGAGGATGAGTCTGAAATCTATAAAACTGAGCAGCCGGCGGGGAACTCTTCTTCAAAGTGCTGGTGAAGGAGGCCCCCCCACCGTGATAGCCTTTTGCTTTCCGAGTGGGTGATGGGAACAGGAGTACTGTCCAATCAGCGCTGACCTGAGGTATCTCATTTACAGTCATTTGCCTCTCGATTTTATTCCAATCAGAAATGCCTCATTTGAATACACGGTGTATAAATAGGATCCATGGCTTCACAACCAGCCACTGTCTTTTCCTCAAGGTAGTGGAaggctgtgtctcctgcttctgatTTCACCTCCGGCCCACGAAGCAGGTTCAGCCCTGCACTGGCATCTCTACCGAAGGAAGCTGTGTGGCTGCTGATGCCCGGGGGACTGGCcaggctgtgtgctgggcactatATCCTGTCGCCAAGTACACCAGCTACAGGAGCTTTCATTGGGAAAACACAAACATCCAACAGCAGACGCTTTTCTTAGCTGCTTAAGACTTTCAGGTAAGAGTGTCATCTACTGAACTTGATTCATCTGTTTGTTTTTGGATTTGAGACCCttccctgatttttaaaaaatgtgtgttttgttttttaatgacgTTTCTAACTTAATTTTggaattacagaaaagttgtaaagattGTCCTGTACACCCGTCATGCAGCTTCCCCTCTTGTCCACATTTGTGCATTTGCCACGACTAAGGAACTAACATGGTACATTTCTGTGAATTGAATGCTAAACGTTGTTTGGATTTCATTATACTTTACCTAATGATCCTTTTCCGTTCCAGGATCCAACTTAAAATATGTGACATGTAGTTGTAATGTTGCCTTAGCTGCTTCTGGGCTGTAGCAATttctcagaatttccttttttgatAACCTTGATAGCTTTGAGGACGCATCGTCAGAAACTTTGTAGAATGTTCCTCGACgtggatttgtctgatgtttttctcaggGTTAGACTGGGATTATGGTTGTTGGGAGGAATCCCAGAGAAGATGCTCTTCTCAGCAGCTCATATTAATGATACATGCTATCAACATGGCTTATCACTGATGATGTGAGAATGAATACAGGAAACCTCATTCAAAACGGAATAGGGAAGCCACGAGGAGCTCTCATGCACTACACTAGAGGCAGCCTCCATAGGCCGGCAGGAAATAAGATTTCCTCTCCATCTGGCAATAGCAACTGCCCTTGCCTGCAGTCAATGAGAAGCGGCCACCCCTTAGAACTCTCACGTTCCTccagtgaaaatttaaaacaacccttccctacttcctcctttcctctatAAAAGACTGCCCGTCTCCTTTGTTCTCAGGACTTGCCTGTGGTTCCCCATAGTTTTCTTGTCCCAAGTTGGAAATTCTCTGCTATTTCTGAATAAACTCACTTGTTGCTCAACGacctgtgtttaatttttaagattgaCAATGTTAAATTAACATAGATTATCTGGCTGAGGTAATATTTGCCAGGTTTCTCTCCTGTGAAGTAACTCCCTTTCCCCCCTTGCCTTTCCACACTCTGTGCTCTGCCAAGTCTGGGAAGTTAAACTACACTTGCTTGATGGGAGAACATCTATATAATTTGTTTGGTATCCTTCTGTGTAGGAGACTTATCACATAGCCctaatttatttactcaatcaATTATATCAGCattctctgattttaaaatagcacattttaaagtttttaattgcCATGTTCTAAATGTTATCTAATTTTATCCAATATCTGTAcaatttccttttccaaaaattttccttcttttggtgTCCTCCCCAACTGCAGGCCTCAATCGATATTTGTGTACCTGAATGTCAGATAGAGGTTAGAAgatgaaggaagaggaggggtgggagggggtccatggtgcctacagaaaaagctcataactagctttgattaactgcctccagccaagTATCTGTTTATTACTCCAGGGTCTGGAGCAAGgtaaggatctgagtcaacagacctcccTTGGAAGAGTGTGCACCACTTTTCCTGCCAAATCAATGAGTAActtcctcaccccacccagcaaaccaGAAGTCCTCTAGACAGGCGCTCCCTTGCTCTCCCTGCCCCTCAAGCCCTCTGGCCCTCgctttctccccctctctctgcctctcccccacctcagctaggcccgttctcttccctgagaatgtatccctaataaaccctgcttgcatattaatcagcttgctgaaCTTTGATTTTTCACTGCGTTGGCAAGAAGAACTGAGACTCCAGTAACATTTATTCAGAAATGACTGACTCTTATAACTACCTTGATTGTCCCTAATTAACATATTATATAGTTATTCTCATCTTTAACTTCTTATAGAACTTTATACTTCACACTTAACTGTCTAGCAATGTTTGTTTTAGATAACCATtgagattctttttctttgagaTAAAGTAATCTTAAATATTGTATAGTAATTTTGTATTTGACAGCTTAACTAAATGTTCATTTGCTTTTCAATTTATCTTGGTGTTGACAGTACAAACAGATCAACTGCtactatttcatccttttttgtgTGGTTAAAATGCCTGAAAATTTTGACATTCCCTAGTATTGCAATTTCAAACTTAACTTCTTGCCACATTCCAGTCTTGGAGACTGACACCATCTCTCCATTACACATGGTAGTTATCAAGCTTCTTTTTGAGATACATCTTTTCctacattttaaggaaattttttaCTAAGCATGTATGCAAAGCCATGGATCTAATATTCACATATGAACCTTTACAAAATGTTAAGATTAACCTGAAACACTTCACACTGAACCATACTAGCATGTTTGATGGGAAAGTCGTTTGAAAAAGGCACTGAGAAAACGATGCAGCCTTGCTAGATTGGCTGATATCCTGTAGACTGCCACGAGTTCAACTATCTTGCGTTTGTTCTAATCCAATCACCACTTAACTCAATAAATTAGCTTCAAATAGGATTCCTCTGCTCACACTGTGCTGCAGCACGGAGCCTTCTACAACTGGTCCCTAGGGAACTAAAAAGGGCATCCCGATGAGTATCCAAGTGACTCtgagcttttaatttttcagcaaCACTGGTTATTAGAAGCACAGATCATTTCAGGAGTGCGGTTTTGCAAGGAGCTATGGCCCACACGTTACTGCTACAGAATACCACTGCAGCTCTTTGGTCTACATAACAGCCTTCACTGATAATGTGACtggctctgaaaagagcctttggTTTCCAGATGTTCAGGCCCCTCAGTGGTTTCACTTCACCACTGGAAAGATTACTTGGTCTGGACTTTGTGATGGTGGCTCTCGGTCTTCTTGGGCAGCAGCACGGCCTGGATGTTGGGCAGGACGCCGCCCTGCGCGATGGTGACCTTGCCCAGCAGCTTGTTGAGCTCCTTGTCATTGTGGATGGCCAGCTGCAGGTGGCACGGGATGGTGCGTGTCTTGTCGTGGGCCACGTTACCCGCCAGCTCAAGGATCTCGGGCGTCAGGTACTCCAGCACGGCCGCCAGGTACACTGGCGCGCCGGCCCCAACGTGGTTGGCGTAGTTGCCTTTGCAGAACAGGCGGTGCACGCGGCCCACGGGGAACTGCAGGCCGGCTCTGGAGGAAGACCGTTCCCTTGCTGCTCTGCTCACTGCTCCCAAACGTACTCTGAGGCCAGAAGTAGTAACGGAAAAACAACCCAAACGTATGCTACCGGGCCTACTTAAAGTCTGTTCGGAGGTTGTGACTCGCTATCTGATTGGCCGATGGAAGGCCAATCAGAAAGCATTACTGGAATCACCTACTTTACATATACGTCACTAACCACTGTCCAATCAGATCTTGGCTGCCCAATACGTCATGTTAGTGCCATGCCAATAAATACCACTCTTGGACACCAGATGCTGTCTTCTTCCTTGGTACCAGTGGGAGCTGTAGAACAAAGCACTCATCATGCCAGAGCCGACTTCAAAAGGTGCTGTTTCTAAGAAGGGTTTCAAGAAGGCGGTGACTGACGCGCAGAAGAAAGACGGCAAGAAGCGGAAGCGTAGCCGCAAAGAGAGCTATTCAGTTTACATTTACAAGGTGCTGAAGCAGGTGCACCAGAACACGGGCATCTCATCCAAAGCCATGAGCACCATGAATTCCTTCGTCACTGATGCCTTCGAGCGCATCGCGGGCGAGGCGTCGCGCCTGGCGCAGTACAACAAGCGCTCGACCATCACGTCCCGGGAGATCCAGACGGCTGTGCGCCTGCTGCTGCCCGGGGAGCTGGCCAAACACGCCGTGTCCGAGGGCACCAAGGCCGTCACCAAGTACACCAGCTCCAAGTGAGCGCGTGCTCGTGCAGCACTCTTCAACccaaaggctcttttcagagccacTCACACTGCTTAAGGGGCTGTGAGCTCTGCTTAGCTGGTTAATGTGTGTGATATGTCTTAATCCTCGGAGTGTCAAATTGAGTAGTTAAACGGTGACCGTTCCCGACGTCATATATATACGTAGTGTACAAAAAGACTGCTCCGACTTTTTTAGGGCAGCCAAAAAGGAAGCTAAATAGGCAGAAACTTATCCGCCACCTTAAAACATACTAAGAAAAAAGGCAGCCCATGTTTTCAGGACACTGGGCCCACgaaatcattttctatttatggTTCTGATTAAATGGGCCACCTGATACCTTCTACTGACAAAAAACCGTAAATAAGACCTTgtgctctaacgcatcttttggagcaaaaatagaTCTTAAATTGAGATCTTAAACTAATTTTTatcccaaaagatgcattagagctgatggtacggcAAGGTCTTATTTACGTTTTTTTGTCAGTAGAAGGTATCAGGTGGCCCATTTAACCAGCAGAACCCCAAATAGAAATTGATTTCTTGAAGCCTTTCTTGGAAACAGTGGCGGTCTTCGAAGTCAGCTCCGGCATGTCGAGCGCTCAACTTTGCAGGTACAACTTCTACACCAAACCGAAGGGTAACGCCTGGTGTCTAAAAGAGCGTTATTTATAGGCGACAGTGACATGTCGAGTTGGGCAGCCAAGATCTGATTGGACAGTAGTTAGTGACGTGTATGTAAAGTAGGTGATTCCAGTAATGCTTTCTGATTGGATAGCTGTCCATCAACTAATCAGATGGCAAATCACAACCTCTGGACAGACTATAAATAGCCCCCCCCCTTAACGGTCACTTTTTTCTGTTATAACTGTTTTTTTTGTCATGTTGGGACGTGGAAAGCAGGGCGGCAAGGCTCGCACCAAGCCGAAGTCCCGTTCATCCAGAGCTGGCCTGCAGTTCCCCGTGGGCCGCGTGCACCGGCTGCTCCGCAAGGGCAACTACGCCGAGCGGGTCGGGGCCGGCGCGCCCGTGTACCTGGCGGCCGTGCTGGAGTACCTGACGGCCGAGATCCTGGAGCTGGCGGGCAACGCGGCCCGCGACAACAAGAAGACGCGCATCATCCCGCGCCACCTGCAGCTGGCCATCCGCAACGACGAGGAGCTCAACAAGCTGCTGGGCAAGGTCACCATCGCGCAGGGCGGCGTCCTGCCCAACATCCAGGCGGTGCTGCTGCCCAAGAAGACCGAGAGCCACCATCACAAAGTCCAGACCAAGTAATCTTTCCAGTGGTGAAGTGAAACCACTGAGGGGCCTGAACATCTGGAAAGGGAAACAAAccaaaggctcttttcagagccacTCACACTGCTTAAGGGGCTGTGAGCTCTGCTTAGCTGGTTAATCAATGTGTGTGATATGTCTTAATCCTCGGAGTGTCAAATTGAGTAGTTAACGGTGACCGCTCCCGAcgtcatatatatatgtagtgtaCAAAAAGACTGCTCCGACCTTTTTAGGGCAGCCAAAAAGGAAGCTAAATAGGCAGAAACTTATCCGCCACCTTAAAACATACTAAGAAAAAAGGCAGCCCATGTTTTCAGGACACTGGGCCCACgaaatcattttctatttatggTTCTGATTAAATGGGCCACCTGATACCTTCTACTGACAAAAAACCGTAAATAAGACCTTgtgctctaacgcatcttttggagcaaaaatagaTCTTAAATTGAGATCTTAAACTAATTTTTatcccaaaagatgcattagagctgatggtagcTGGTTAATCAATGTGTGTGATATGTCTTAATCCTCGGAGTGTCAAATTGAGTAGTTAACGGTGACCGCTCCCGACGTCATATATATACGTAGTGTACAAAAAGACTGCTCCGACCTTTTCAGGGCAGCCAAAAAGGAAGCTAAATAGGCAGAAGAAAAACTTATCCGCCATCTTAaatcatcctaaaaaaaaaaaggcagtccGTGTTTTTCAGGACACTGGGCCCACGAAATCAATTTCTATTTGGGGTTCGGCCTTGGATGAGATCCCGGTGTCTGGATGCACTTGCTTTAATACTTTATAGATATAAATGGAATAGCTCTCTTTGCGGCACTTCTTGcgcttctttccctcctttttttgcGTCTTGCTAACAGCTTTCTTGAAGCCTTTCTTGGAAACAGTGGCGGTCTTCGAAGTCAGCTCCGGCATGTCG
Proteins encoded:
- the LOC141568533 gene encoding histone H2A type 1-H-like, whose protein sequence is MLGRGKQGGKARTKPKSRSSRAGLQFPVGRVHRLLRKGNYAERVGAGAPVYLAAVLEYLTAEILELAGNAARDNKKTRIIPRHLQLAIRNDEELNKLLGKVTIAQGGVLPNIQAVLLPKKTESHHHKVQTK
- the LOC109438730 gene encoding histone H2B type 1-M, which codes for MPEPTSKGAVSKKGFKKAVTDAQKKDGKKRKRSRKESYSVYIYKVLKQVHQNTGISSKAMSTMNSFVTDAFERIAGEASRLAQYNKRSTITSREIQTAVRLLLPGELAKHAVSEGTKAVTKYTSSK
- the LOC109438728 gene encoding histone H2A type 1-A translates to MTVRLGAVSRAARERSSSRAGLQFPVGRVHRLFCKGNYANHVGAGAPVYLAAVLEYLTPEILELAGNVAHDKTRTIPCHLQLAIHNDKELNKLLGKVTIAQGGVLPNIQAVLLPKKTESHHHKVQTK